cgtgtccccagcctACTCGGCGCACCTGGACGCGGAGCTGGGTCCCCAAAGCTACCTGGGCCCCGAGTTCCCCCCGGCCATGACCCCCACGTCCCCGCGCCGCTACTCCCCCGGCCCCAAGGACCTGCTGGCCGACGACGACGTCCCCAGGTACCGGCCCCATGTCCCCAAAATGTCCCCGATGGCCCTTGGGGTGTGCCCGGGCTTCCTGAAGGCATGCAGGTCCCCTgggggtgtccccgtgtcccctgggggtgtccccgtgtccctggggtgtccccgtgtccctgcaaTGTCCCTAGGGTCCCCAATGGCATG
Above is a genomic segment from Oxyura jamaicensis isolate SHBP4307 breed ruddy duck unplaced genomic scaffold, BPBGC_Ojam_1.0 oxyUn_random_OJ68679, whole genome shotgun sequence containing:
- the LOC118159206 gene encoding disks large homolog 4-like; its protein translation is MHEDAVAALKNTYDVVYLRVAKPAATFLGDSFAPPDVTSSYSAHLDAELGPQSYLGPEFPPAMTPTSPRRYSPGPKDLLADDDVPRYRPHVPKMSPMALG